Within Homo sapiens chromosome 2, GRCh38.p14 Primary Assembly, the genomic segment gcagctgcccaatttggacttcccagccactagaactgtgagccaaataaacctctcttctttataaattacccaagtATTCAgctatagcaacacaaaatggactgagACACCTGGTGTGAGCATCAGACACTCCACAAACATTCTTTCTTAAACACAACAAGAGTCCCTGCCTTCATACACAGCACAGATATCTGTTGAGCATCTACCACGTGCAGCACCACTCTCAGTGCAGGCATTAGGCAGATAACTCAAATGGGCCTGGAGTGACCTGGTGGTTCAGGTTCAAACAGTTCCATCCCAGTCAGTGACCAAGCAGAACCTGGTTCCTGGTCTGTGCATCCCTGCTAGGAGCAGTGGGTGCGCCGCACTGCTCCTTTCCACTTGGACCCATTCTCAGAGCTGCTCACACCTGAGCAAAGGATGCAGCTTGGGCCAAGGTGCTGCTAGGCATGGAGAATCTTCCTCTCTGACCTCAGATTCTTGTCCTCTGTTCACAGAGCCTGATCCAGGGATGTCTGGATGGCCGGATGGCAGAATGGAGACCTCCACCCCCACCATAATGGACATTGTCGTCATTGCAGGTGAGCTCTCATCACAGAGCCCTTCAAGCAGCCAGGGTGGGGGGCCTTGGTGAAAACATCCAGGGGAGAACTGACCTAAGGACTTGGGCAGTGGTGGCTGTGGCCATTTTTTCTCTCCCTCAGAGGTGGTTTTGAATGTGGAATGGAGGAGTCTAGCCctgggtaaatatatatatacatgcatacatcgtacgtatctatgtatgtatttattggcCTTTCTCAGGGCTTTTGACTCACAGGAACTCAGGAGCTGGAGAGGCAGCAGTTTTGGTGAAGGAGGTTGAGGGTGGAGGTGAGATGAGGGTAGACTGACCAGGCTACTTAGACTTCTCCACCATCTCCCTCATCCCACATTATTTTCTGCCCTGGGTCCATGACCCTCAACCCTCCATCCTCAAGGAAACTTGATCCTGCCTTTGCCTTGCTTTGAACCCTGGGCAAGGGGCTCCCCATGGGTCATGGCTGTGACTGCAAACTGTGTTTGAAGAACAACCAAGTTTGGGAGGTGCTGTGTGCTCTGCGACCTTCTTTGAGATCCACACTTCTCAGCAGCTTATTAATAACTCAGGAAACATCTacaatttgaaaagaaagaaaaagcagcagaAGCAAGCAATCAAAGACACCTGTTGGACTCTGTGTAACCTGGCATTCTCCAACTCATTGCACCACTGAGCTTTTATTCTTCCTAGATGATATTATTAACATTATGCAGATACAAGTGTTCCCCTGAAGGCAGTAGGAAGTTTAGGAAATTGTTCTATAAAGGTGGGACTTGGGAGCAGTTTCAGACTTTCCATATTCTTCAGCAGTCCCTCCCCAAGGCCTCCAAATAAACCTGCATTCTAAGAAAAGACAGGCTTGCTCTGCAGCTTCAAAGTAAATGCCCAAACTCAAAACACCCCCACCCCATGAGACTGCTGCCCCCTCACTTTCAAGGTCCTGAGTGATCTGACCCCTCCTGAGCAGCTTCACACTGTACTTCCCCACCCCTCTGGAGTCCCAGCAGAAGTGAGGGGTGACCGCCCCTCGCACAGCCACCACCTTGGCATCCTCTGCATTACCCTCTCCCACTTCAGTCCTTTGTGTGGCCAAGTCCTGCTCCTCCAGCAGATTCGCCCCGTCCTCAGTCCCCAGGAGGGAATGGGAGCAGGGTAGGGTGAGGAGCAGCCATCAGGCCATTGAAAAACACAAACCACACAACCTTCCCCAAGCACAGTTAATAGCCTCATCTTTTTTCCCCCTGTATAGTGTACATAGAGCAACCAGCTCTGCCCTGTTTTCTGGGACTTTCCTGGTTTTAGAACGGAAAATCTCCAAACAAGGTTCAGTCCTGGGGTATGATTCTAACGTGTCTGCAGAGTGCTTAGAGTGGTTAGTAGCAGAActgtgaggaagaaaaagaaaagggagggaaggaaggagaggagggaagaggaaaggagaatcATTTTAGGAAGGCACAGGTTACAGTGCCACCACACAACAGGTTGGTGAAGCATGGGGAAGGAATGAACTGGCCTGTTTGGTGTTGGTACAGTTGTCTCCAGTGTACACGGTTCAACTTATGAGTTCTTGAGTTTGGAATGGCGTGAATGCAAAAGCATTCAGTAGAAACGGTACTTTGAATTTTGAACTTTGACCATTTCCCAGGCTGGCAATATATAGTATGATACACTATATTATAAAATAGTCTCTGGGTCAGATGATTTTGCATGACTTTAGGTTAATGTTAAGTGTTCTGAGCCTGCTTAAGGTAGGCTAGGCCAAGCTTCGATGCTCAGTAGGTTTggagtattaaatgcatttttcatttacagtatttttaacttattatGGGCTTACAGGAACCTGGCTCCCATCATAAATCAAGGAGCATCTCTTTTGGTTGTGGCATTGTATCTGTCCTCACACAACCCCTGTGGGTCTTGACCACCATCCCAGGCCCCAGAGCCCCTGCCTCAGACTGACCCTTGCACCTCTTCCCACCTGCAGGTGTGATTGCTGCTGTGGCCATCGTCCTAGTCTCCCTCCTCTTCGTCATGCTGCGCTACATGTACCGGCACAAGGGCACGTACCACACCAATGAGGCCAAGGGCACGGAGTTTGCTGAGAGTGCAGATGCAGCCCTGCAGGGAGACCCTGCCCTCCAAGATGCTGGTGATAGCAGCAGAAAGGAGTACTTTATTTGAGGGACAACAGACTTCACTTCCCTGAATGCCTCCCCCATCTCCATCAGGAAAAATACACCCCATCGCCCAGCACCCCTGCTGATACCaccagacagagagagagagcacttgATTCTTCCCGAGATAGCCACCTGGAAACACTAGGTGCCTGCCCAGGGAGGAACGGAGGAGGACTCGCGCTACAAGAGGCCACTCCCAGGGACCCAGGGAGGCGATGGCCACCCCAGAGGCCACCTTTTGCTCCACGGAGGTGGGAGAAAATCTGGGCACATGGGGCCCCCTGGGCAGTGCAGGACAACATCAGCTCACTGGCAGGAAAGTCCTTGTTGAGGGTGAGGGGGTGCTGGGGTACCCGGGGGCTGGGGAAGCAAGGAAATAAGTCATCTGTATGCTGACTGGGGATAATGGCATCAAATGTCAGTCCTTGACATTTGGGGGGAACAGCAGGTGCCAGAGCTAAAAGGTACCTTTGTCTGCCATTGATCCAGCTCAGAACGAttggaaataaatttgaaatgtaaCCGAGCATTCCGAGTCCAACAGTATTACTGTAGTTATCTGGGGAAAGATAAACGCCACCCAGGGCTTGCTTTTCACCTGTGCAATATTATATTCTCTGACGGGGCCAGGACAGTTCATTTCTGGCTCTTGTGGGGGCCAGTTCCCAGAGAGCACAGCCAGTACAGGCGGCTCCCAAGCCTGCCAAGGGAGGAAGGACAAGTGACCAGCTTTCCTTTCCCTACAGGGGCACCAGCTGCAGGAAACAAAAGGAAGGGTGAAATGTCCCTCTAGAAATAGCCGTTCCCAGTGGCCAGGGCACTAGCTGAAGTGTTGATTTTCCAAGGTGCAGTATTAGAACAAATGGACCTGATCCAAAAATATGAGTGAGTCTTGTCCTTCCAATCACAGTGACCGTGGCACCCAGGggtggaagcagaggctgcagagctCCGCTCGATGGCTTTGGGTCCCAGCTCCCCTTTCCTGGTCCCAGGACCTTGAACAACTTGTTTGACCCCTCTGGCCCCCGTGTTCTCCTCCCTCACGTACAAATGATGCTGATAATGACACCTCTGTTGTGCCTGACTCCCAGCGTTGAGGGTCAAGTGCTCAGACCTCCCTGTCTTCCAGTGTCAGCAACTGTGTGCAGCGGTAAACAAACATTCTTCATTGCACTACTTCTGCACACTTCCTGAGGAGTAGCTGTCACTCAAAATCACAGAGTAACAGGAAGAGAAGATGAACTGGTTAACCATCCCCTTCCAGGCGAGTTTTTCCAAGATTCCCAACAGCTCAGCTGTCACTCCAAGGACCAGCAGCTATGAGGTTAAAGACTGCACGCCAGGTGCTGGGGTCACCTAGGTACTCCCTGGGGCTCAGGATTCTTGAGGCTGCACCATCTCCACTTGGGAGTTGGCAGAAAGGTCCCAAAGATCTCCCTGGGAGGATTACGGGGAATGTGAGCTCAGTGGGGGGTCCACCTGTCAGAGGAGCTGGCAATCCTGGGGCCGTGGTGGGGGAGATGAGCTGGGAGCTCACAGAAGCAGTGATGGCAGAAGCCTGGTCCAAAAGTGAGACCTTTTCCTGGTGACCCGAGCTCGCAGGCCTTCATCTATGAAATAAAGGGCTTGGCTGTATCTGCATGGCCCACACTGATCTTCAGAACACCAGTGTGGCAAAAATGGCGATAAATAGGCCCAATGAATATGCACAAGTCAGTTTAGAAAATGATGTATCATGTAAAGTGAAAGCAGTGCAGGCTCCTCAGCGTCTTCACTGGCCCAGTGTGGATGCTGACACTGGTGGGAGGGGAGCTGTGCACATAGCCTTTCCCAAGCATGTTGAACCAGAGACCCCATTTGCTCACACGATACCTGCTAGGAACTCGTGGACCAAGTGGTCCTCGGAgcacattttggaaacactcaggtAAATGGTTTCTAACATCCCCTCCTGTGGCAATGCCATTTCAGGTTTTTGAGCACCCACATCTTCCAGGTTTGGGAGCACAGATCACTGTCCAGTGAGCACAGAGGAGGCACCAGAACCTACACATAGACACTCATTGGGGTGAAAAGGCTCCAGAAGAGGATGAGCCCAGGGCTCTCGAGGCCTCCTAGAGAGCAGGTGCCTATGTGGGGGAAGGATGATGGTAACTCATTCCTTTCTCCCTCATTGGGCCCAGGGGCTGTCTATACTAAGCTTGACTCCCTGGCCACTCACCTCCCCTTCCTCACCTCCCTTTATCCTCACTCTTTTGCCTGCCTAGTGTCCTGGAAAACAATTGAAACACAGTCTGCTCCCAGTCTACTGGGTCCCCAGACCCAGCCAGAATCAGGCTCAGCAGCAGTAGTGATGACATGGAAGCTGCAGAGCTGGTTTGTCCCAGGTGGCCTAGCTCAGATGCCACGAGGAGGGAACTGTTGCAGGCTAACTGCAGAGGCCAGATGGCCACACCAGAGAGCAGGGCAACTTAAAGAgataatgcacacacacacacagagtgcacACTGGTGGACACTTGTGGGCAATTAATAATCCTCTCTTAGATTAGGGACCAGGTTTTTAAATCTGATACTTCCTCCAGCAATGCACTAAGTCATTCTGCAGCACGTCTGCAACCAGTGTTAGTTGGGGTAAATAATGCACAAATTTGCACACACCAAAGAGTCAAAAAGACTgttaagaaggaagaaagaggagaggaaaggaagagaggggatGGGGCAGAGAAGGGCTggaagaagagggaaagggaCAGAGCTCTGTCTGTAGAAAATCCCAGCTTCTTTGCACATAAGCCTCCTTTAATCCTCGAAATAATCCTGGCAAGTGGATATCCTTATCCTCCCTTTAGATCTGTAGAAATTGAGGTGCAGAAAGGTCAATGAGCTTTACTGGAGGTCTCACAGTTTCTAATGGCAGAGGAGCCATTTAACTCAGGCCTGTCTGGCCTCCcttcaggaggttgagatgagTCAGCAGGAGCTGCCCAGGGAGCAGAGCAGGTGGCATCAAGACTCATGGATGCTGGCATGACTGACCAGTGCTGGGATCAGAGAATCCCCAGCCAGGTCTCTGCCACCCAGTGGCCCTGGACAGTGATGGCCCAGGCACCTCTGCCAGCATCCCCATCCCTAGTCAGAGCTGGCCTGGTTGAGAGGTCTCTCCTGGTGGCGAGAGATAATGCAGTGGAGCCTATCTGCTCTTGGTGGGATGATTAGCTTATAGAGATAGCAAGTGCTGCCAGCCCGGTCACACCTCATCCACACTTCCAGCACCCAGGACGCTTGCACCCAGGCCAGTCTTATGAAAAGGAAAGTGATCATCTAGATTACATCATGCCAAAGCATCCCTACCAACACTTCTTAGATGATTTGTGCTTCTTCAAAGTGCTCATTCCCAAACTAAGAGTATTTAGTGATTAAATTTCAGATTCAGAGACAGatagataatatatatgtgtgtgtgtctgagtatATAGCTGtaatccacaaacatttattaggtACCATGTAAGTGTTGAAATTACATAGCTGAATATagcagcctctgccttcagggGTCCCTAGCTTAGGGGAGAAgataaacatgtaaatatatataagcCCTAAAGTATTATGGATGCTGAGAGAGTAGTGATACAGATCAATTTAAAACACTAAGGAGAGAGAGATCAGTTCTATCTTGGGAGTGAGATGGACTTAGGAAAGGCTTTAGAGAAGAAGGGAGGCTTGGGCCAGTTGCACAGTATATAAGGGCTTGACCACAGAGCGGCTTCAGTCCCAAGCTAAGAAATTAGGACTTTGTTGCATAGGTAATAAAGAGTCACTGAAGGAACAAGTCAGTCTCTATCATATGGATAAGATAATGATCAAGTTAAACAAGACAAAAGATGAAAATGCACCATGGAAATTCACAAAGGGGCTTCAAAAGATCTAGCAAGGCTCAGACCCTGCCTGTGGAGCTGGAGGCCTCCCCACCCTGGGGCTCACCCACTCCTCCAGCTGCTCCATTGTTTAGTCTGAATTTCACATGACTTGGCCCATCCTGCCTGGAGAGAGATGGATCTCATCTATTCACCAGAAGAAGcggcaggaggtcaaggctttgAGCCAATTGTTATGTAAATATTAGagagaattttttcttctttttttaatggaaggaACTCCCCttcatgattttatctttttgtccTCCCTGGAGAGAATCTGCTCAATTGTTTTTCATTCCTTACCTAAAGATTTTTATCATCATAGCAACGGGAATGATTTAGGGGCCAACAGTACTTTAGCTGGCCCACTGCCACAAGTAGAACTACAGGCATTTTAATGTTTGCAATTTAGCATGTCAGCATGATGCT encodes:
- the GYPC gene encoding glycophorin-C isoform 1 (isoform 1 is encoded by transcript variant 1), whose amino-acid sequence is MWSTRSPNSTAWPLSLEPDPGMASASTTMHTTTIAEPDPGMSGWPDGRMETSTPTIMDIVVIAGVIAAVAIVLVSLLFVMLRYMYRHKGTYHTNEAKGTEFAESADAALQGDPALQDAGDSSRKEYFI
- the GYPC gene encoding glycophorin-C isoform 2 (isoform 2 is encoded by transcript variant 2) gives rise to the protein MWSTRSPNSTAWPLSLEPDPGMSGWPDGRMETSTPTIMDIVVIAGVIAAVAIVLVSLLFVMLRYMYRHKGTYHTNEAKGTEFAESADAALQGDPALQDAGDSSRKEYFI
- the GYPC gene encoding glycophorin-C isoform X1; translated protein: MTSSPVVAVRHYPRKRRLLSLIFRILHCPFLTQAEPDPGMASASTTMHTTTIAEPDPGMSGWPDGRMETSTPTIMDIVVIAGVIAAVAIVLVSLLFVMLRYMYRHKGTYHTNEAKGTEFAESADAALQGDPALQDAGDSSRKEYFI
- the GYPC gene encoding glycophorin-C isoform X2, with the translated sequence MLTKPQELPRQPDPGMASASTTMHTTTIAEPDPGMSGWPDGRMETSTPTIMDIVVIAGVIAAVAIVLVSLLFVMLRYMYRHKGTYHTNEAKGTEFAESADAALQGDPALQDAGDSSRKEYFI
- the GYPC gene encoding glycophorin-C isoform 3 (isoform 3 is encoded by transcript variant 3); translated protein: MASASTTMHTTTIAEPDPGMSGWPDGRMETSTPTIMDIVVIAGVIAAVAIVLVSLLFVMLRYMYRHKGTYHTNEAKGTEFAESADAALQGDPALQDAGDSSRKEYFI